From Camelus dromedarius isolate mCamDro1 chromosome 12, mCamDro1.pat, whole genome shotgun sequence, the proteins below share one genomic window:
- the MDK gene encoding midkine isoform X2: MQRRGFLLLAFLSLLALTSAVAKKKDKVKKGGPGSECAEWTWGPCTPSSKDCGVGFREGTCGGQTQRIRCRVPCNWKKEFGADCKYKFESWGACDGGTGTKARQGTLKKARYNAQCQETIRVTKPCSPKTKAKAKAKKGKGKD; the protein is encoded by the exons ATGCAGCGCCGAGGCTTCCTCCTCCTCgccttcctctccctgctggcGCTCACCTCCGCGGTGGCCAAAAAGAAAG ACAAAGTGAAGAAGGGCGGCCCGGGGAGCGAGTGCGCGGAGTGGACCTGGGGACCCTGCACCCCCAGCAGCAAGGACTGCGGCGTGGGTTTCCGTGAGGGCACCTGCGGGGGTCAGACGCAGCGCATCCGGTGCCGGGTGCCCTGTAACTGGAAGAAGGAGTTTGGAG CCGACTGCAAGTACAAGTTTGAGAGCTGGGGGGCGTGTGACGGGGGCACAGGCACCAAAGCCCGCCAAGGAACCCTGAAGAAGGCTCGGTACAATGCCCAGTGCCAGGAGACCATCCGCGTGACTAAGCCCTGCAGCCCCAAGACCAAAGCCAAGGCCAAAG ccaagaaagggaaggggaaggactAG
- the CHRM4 gene encoding muscarinic acetylcholine receptor M4, translating to MANFTPVNGSSSNQSVRLVTSSHNRYETVEMVFIATVTGSLSLVTVVGNILVMLSIKVNRQLQTVNNYFLFSLACADLIIGAFSMNLYTVYIIKGYWPLGAVVCDLWLALDYVVSNASVMNLLIISFDRYFCVTKPLTYPARRTTKMAGLMIAAAWVLSFVLWAPAILFWQFVVGKRTVPDNQCFIQFLSNPAVTFGTAIAAFYLPVVIMTVLYIHISLASRSRVHKHRPEGPKEKKAKTLAFLKSPLMKQSVKKPPPGEAARGELRNGKLEEAPPPVLPPPPRPMTDKETSNESSSGSATQNTKERPPTELSTTEATTPATPAPPLQPRTLNPASKWSKIQIVTKQTGNECVTAIEIVPATPAGMRPAANVARKFASIARNQVRKKRQMAARERKVTRTIFAILLAFILTWTPYNVMVLVNTFCQSCIPDTVWSIGYWLCYVNSTINPACYALCNATFKKTFRHLLLCQYRNIGTAR from the coding sequence ATGGCGAACTTCACACCAGTCAATGGCAGCTCCAGCAATCAGTCTGTGCGCCTGGTCACATCATCCCATAACCGCTATGAGACCGTGGAGATGGTGTTCATTGCCACCGTGACAGGCTCGCTGAGCCTGGTGACTGTTGTGGGCAACATCCTGGTGATGCTGTCCATCAAAGTCAACAGGCAGCTGCAGACAGTCAACAACTACTTCCTCTTCAGCCTGGCATGTGCCGATCTCATCATAGGCGCTTTCTCCATGAACCTCTACACCGTGTACATCATCAAGGGCTACTGGCCCCTGGGCGCCGTGGTCTGTGACCTGTGGCTGGCCCTGGACTACGTGGTGAGCAACGCCTCAGTCATGAACCTGCTCATTATCAGCTTTGACCGGTACTTCTGCGTCACCAAGCCCCTCACTTACCCAGCGCGGCGCACCACCAAGATGGCGGGCCTCATGATTGCCGCTGCCTGGGTCCTGTCCTTCGTGCTCTGGGCACCTGCCATCTTGTTCTGGCAGTTTGTGGTGGGCAAGCGGACGGTGCCGGACAACCAGTGCTTCATCCAGTTCCTGTCCAACCCGGCGGTGACCTTCGGCACGGCCATCGCTGCCTTCTACCTGCCTGTGGTCATCATGACGGTGCTCTACATCCACATCTCCCTGGCCAGTCGCAGCCGAGTTCATAAGCACCGGCCAGAAGGCCCAAAGGAGAAGAAGGCCAAGACCCTGGCCTTCCTCAAGAGCCCCCTGATGAAGCAGAGTGTCAAGAAACCGCCCCCAGGAGAAGCTGCTCGTGGGGAGCTGCGCAACGGGAAGCTAGAGGAGGCCCCTCCGCCCGTTCTGCCACCCCCGCCGCGCCCGATGACTGACAAAGAAACCTCCAATGAGTCCAGCTCGGGCAGCGCCACCCAGAACACCAAGGAACGACCACCTACGGAGCTGTCAACCACAGAGGCCACCACGCCTGCCACTCCCGCCCCTCCCCTACAGCCGCGGACCCTCAATCCAGCCTCCAAATGGTCCAAGATCCAGATTGTGACGAAACAGACAGGCAACGAGTGTGTGACAGCCATCGAGATTGTGCCGGCCACACCAGCTGGCATGCGTCCGGCGGCCAATGTGGCACGCAAGTTTGCCAGCATCGCCCGCAACCAGGTGCGCAAGAAGCGGCAGATGGCAGCCCGGGAGCGCAAGGTGACTCGGACCATCTTTGCCATTCTCCTGGCCTTCATCCTCACCTGGACGCCCTACAACGTTATGGTCCTGGTGAACACCTTCTGCCAGAGCTGCATCCCTGACACTGTGTGGTCCATTGGCTACTGGCTCTGCTACGTTAACAGCACCATCAACCCGGCCTGCTATGCCCTCTGCAACGCCACCTTTAAAAAGACTTTCAGGCACCTGCTGCTATGCCAGTATCGGAACATCGGCACTGCCAGGTAG
- the MDK gene encoding midkine isoform X1, translating to MGPREPETGIGDMGCQGRTESHGPCGPGFGGRGSRRARRLMQRRGFLLLAFLSLLALTSAVAKKKDKVKKGGPGSECAEWTWGPCTPSSKDCGVGFREGTCGGQTQRIRCRVPCNWKKEFGADCKYKFESWGACDGGTGTKARQGTLKKARYNAQCQETIRVTKPCSPKTKAKAKAKKGKGKD from the exons ATGGGGCCGAGGGAGCCTGAGACTGGGATCGGGGACATGGGGTGCCAAGGCAGGACGGAGTCCCATGGGCCATGCGGGCCCGGGTTCGGAGGACGGGGGTCCAGGAGAGCACGGCGCCT GATGCAGCGCCGAGGCTTCCTCCTCCTCgccttcctctccctgctggcGCTCACCTCCGCGGTGGCCAAAAAGAAAG ACAAAGTGAAGAAGGGCGGCCCGGGGAGCGAGTGCGCGGAGTGGACCTGGGGACCCTGCACCCCCAGCAGCAAGGACTGCGGCGTGGGTTTCCGTGAGGGCACCTGCGGGGGTCAGACGCAGCGCATCCGGTGCCGGGTGCCCTGTAACTGGAAGAAGGAGTTTGGAG CCGACTGCAAGTACAAGTTTGAGAGCTGGGGGGCGTGTGACGGGGGCACAGGCACCAAAGCCCGCCAAGGAACCCTGAAGAAGGCTCGGTACAATGCCCAGTGCCAGGAGACCATCCGCGTGACTAAGCCCTGCAGCCCCAAGACCAAAGCCAAGGCCAAAG ccaagaaagggaaggggaaggactAG